The following coding sequences lie in one Gemmatimonadota bacterium genomic window:
- a CDS encoding tetratricopeptide repeat protein produces the protein MILRLGIIFVMLLSAETSSAQERFESSDPMVVISDDSIAVILDPALKSAVDSLETGKPGGAAVALRDILEKNSAHTQALRLLVSAYLRMEDFDRAIDACQLLAVQDSTDASALVALGYLYQRIGDIILSEQYYQQGLALDPDIIAAYQGLGWIYLKTGQLERALDMASETTERMPHYALNYILMGRALTAQGFFEDAAIAYNRAFALQNDLREQYGILLQELGLRHRLKR, from the coding sequence ATGATACTGCGACTGGGAATCATCTTTGTTATGCTTTTGAGTGCAGAGACTTCCAGTGCTCAAGAGAGGTTTGAAAGCAGTGATCCGATGGTCGTGATTTCGGATGATTCGATAGCTGTAATTCTCGACCCCGCACTGAAAAGTGCTGTCGATTCGCTGGAAACTGGCAAGCCCGGTGGCGCTGCTGTCGCCCTGCGCGATATTTTGGAAAAAAACTCCGCACACACACAGGCATTGCGCCTCCTCGTATCGGCTTATTTGCGAATGGAAGATTTTGATCGCGCAATTGACGCCTGCCAGCTATTGGCCGTCCAGGACTCGACCGATGCAAGCGCACTGGTCGCGCTTGGATACTTATATCAGCGGATAGGCGACATAATTCTATCAGAACAATATTATCAGCAGGGGCTTGCCCTGGATCCCGATATTATCGCAGCCTATCAGGGTTTGGGTTGGATTTACCTGAAAACGGGACAATTAGAGCGGGCACTCGACATGGCCAGCGAGACCACAGAACGCATGCCCCATTACGCGCTCAATTACATTTTAATGGGGCGCGCGCTGACCGCGCAAGGTTTTTTTGAAGATGCGGCAATCGCTTATAATCGCGCCTTTGCTCTGCAAAACGATCTGCGCGAGCAATACGGTATTTTGCTTCAGGAATTGGGATTAAGGCATCGGTTGAAGCGTTAG
- a CDS encoding ribose-phosphate pyrophosphokinase has translation MGQQFIRTDQSTRRQEGENVGYDLKVFSGNTNRPLAEDICNILDTRLAEATVSRFSGGETHVQIDENVRGCDVFIVQPICENEEEGISPNDALMELLILIDAARRASARRITAVVPYYGYARQDRKDRPRVPITAKLVANMIYTAGARRVLTLDLHANQIQGFFDIPVDHLYSINILGEYFRLKNLKNLVVIAPDVGGIKMARAYAELLGASLAIVDKRRWSGQKTEVLNVIGEVKDKNIVIVDDIISTGSSLIEAASALKDKGARDICATIVHPVLADPAVERVENSVLTELVVSNSIPVPKRAQNGKIKILSVAPILAESIRRINNDESVSNLFANARVEG, from the coding sequence ATGGGACAGCAGTTCATTCGGACAGATCAGAGCACTCGACGACAGGAGGGAGAAAACGTGGGTTACGATCTCAAAGTTTTTTCGGGTAATACCAATCGGCCATTGGCCGAAGATATTTGCAATATTCTCGACACTCGGCTTGCCGAAGCCACTGTGAGCCGTTTTTCCGGCGGCGAAACACATGTGCAAATTGATGAAAACGTGCGCGGTTGCGATGTTTTTATTGTCCAACCTATTTGTGAAAATGAAGAAGAAGGCATTTCGCCCAATGACGCCTTGATGGAACTGCTCATTTTGATCGATGCTGCGCGACGTGCCTCCGCCCGACGCATCACAGCGGTTGTGCCCTATTATGGCTATGCGCGACAGGATCGCAAAGACCGCCCCCGCGTGCCGATTACGGCCAAACTGGTCGCCAATATGATTTATACCGCTGGGGCGCGGCGGGTTTTAACCCTGGATCTGCACGCCAATCAGATCCAGGGTTTTTTTGACATACCCGTTGACCACCTCTATTCCATTAACATTTTAGGGGAGTACTTCAGGCTGAAAAATCTTAAAAATCTCGTTGTTATCGCCCCCGATGTCGGCGGTATAAAAATGGCACGCGCTTATGCCGAACTGCTCGGTGCGTCGTTAGCTATTGTAGATAAACGCCGCTGGAGCGGTCAAAAAACCGAAGTCCTGAACGTTATTGGTGAGGTGAAAGACAAAAATATCGTCATTGTTGATGATATCATCTCTACGGGGAGTTCCCTTATTGAAGCTGCCTCTGCGCTCAAAGACAAAGGCGCGCGCGATATATGTGCCACGATTGTCCATCCGGTGCTGGCAGATCCCGCTGTCGAGCGCGTGGAAAATTCCGTACTTACAGAGCTTGTCGTTTCCAATTCTATTCCCGTGCCCAAACGCGCCCAAAATGGCAAGATCAAAATTCTATCAGTCGCTCCCATTCTCGCCGAATCCATCCGCCGCATCAACAACGATGAATCCGTCAGCAATCTCTTTGCGAATGCGAGGGTGGAAGGGTAA
- a CDS encoding DUF971 domain-containing protein, with protein sequence MAEKPKRIRVDRTEGWLEMDWADDGILRVRLSDVRKACPCALCGDLRAKQDEQLQMITADQTPSADLSDVVPVGNYAIQIRWTDGHDTGIYTYSYLKQLALASCR encoded by the coding sequence GTGGCAGAAAAACCCAAACGCATTCGCGTTGACCGCACAGAGGGATGGCTCGAAATGGATTGGGCGGACGATGGAATTTTGCGCGTGCGATTATCCGACGTGCGAAAAGCCTGTCCATGTGCATTGTGTGGAGACCTGCGGGCAAAGCAAGACGAGCAATTGCAGATGATTACTGCGGATCAAACGCCATCGGCAGATCTATCTGATGTCGTTCCAGTCGGAAATTATGCCATCCAAATTCGGTGGACAGACGGACACGATACGGGAATTTATACCTATTCTTATCTCAAACAATTAGCACTGGCGTCGTGTAGATAG
- a CDS encoding phosphoribosyl-AMP cyclohydrolase produces MSIDYQLEEGTDIHLDFEKLRKVAQADHPVIPVAVQDVDSKAVLLIGYVNEQALGYTLEHRVATFWSTSRNELWVKGATSGDMLELVDVRINCEQNSLLYLVRLKGDGSCHTKEDGRARYGCYYRSIDNGNLTFVNPKTIPE; encoded by the coding sequence ATGTCTATTGATTATCAACTCGAAGAAGGGACGGATATCCATCTCGATTTTGAAAAGCTTCGAAAGGTTGCACAGGCCGATCATCCCGTCATTCCCGTTGCTGTGCAGGATGTGGATAGCAAAGCCGTTCTCTTGATCGGCTATGTCAATGAACAGGCACTTGGCTATACGCTTGAACACCGCGTGGCAACGTTCTGGAGTACATCGCGCAATGAACTCTGGGTTAAAGGGGCTACGTCTGGCGATATGCTCGAACTGGTCGATGTGCGCATTAACTGCGAACAAAATTCACTGCTCTATCTCGTTCGCCTCAAAGGCGATGGTTCGTGTCATACAAAAGAAGATGGTCGTGCGCGGTACGGCTGTTATTACCGCAGTATCGATAATGGAAACTTGACATTTGTGAACCCCAAAACCATACCGGAGTAA
- a CDS encoding DUF433 domain-containing protein, translating into MLTQTGYEHIQVTEDQVPMIEGTTMKVVELITNHLAYGWSPEELHFQHPYLSMGQIHSALAYYWDHKTELDRDIEKRLESIDQIQKATSPSSLVKRLKAKGLA; encoded by the coding sequence GTGCTAACACAAACGGGATATGAGCATATTCAGGTCACCGAAGATCAAGTGCCAATGATTGAGGGCACAACAATGAAAGTGGTTGAACTAATTACCAACCATCTCGCTTATGGCTGGAGTCCTGAAGAACTGCATTTCCAACATCCCTATTTGAGCATGGGCCAAATCCATTCTGCACTGGCATATTATTGGGATCATAAAACAGAACTCGACCGGGATATTGAAAAACGACTGGAATCTATTGATCAAATACAGAAAGCAACCTCGCCTTCTTCCCTGGTCAAACGTTTAAAGGCAAAAGGTCTGGCCTGA
- a CDS encoding GNAT family N-acetyltransferase: MPSEVVTRIRSDQWQILRDVRLRALEDAPYAFGTTLAEGEKRTDRDWQDMARDHANLSDRAYFMAYVGDNPCGMAGCYRRASDVVVLTAMWVAPEFRGKNIGEQIVCAVIEWAREGGATTLEAWVSENNPARFFYQKIGFEETSLTEPLRSDSKIQIILLRRDIVA, translated from the coding sequence ATGCCCTCAGAGGTCGTTACCCGAATCCGTTCAGATCAATGGCAAATTCTCAGGGATGTGCGTCTTCGCGCACTTGAAGATGCGCCTTACGCTTTTGGTACAACGCTGGCAGAAGGCGAAAAAAGAACCGATAGAGACTGGCAGGACATGGCGAGAGATCATGCCAATCTGTCGGATCGCGCATATTTCATGGCTTATGTGGGGGATAATCCCTGTGGGATGGCGGGGTGTTATCGCAGGGCATCAGACGTAGTAGTGCTCACCGCGATGTGGGTCGCACCCGAATTTCGGGGAAAAAATATCGGTGAGCAGATTGTGTGCGCGGTCATAGAATGGGCACGCGAGGGTGGAGCCACCACGCTCGAAGCCTGGGTGAGTGAAAATAATCCAGCGCGTTTTTTTTATCAAAAGATCGGATTTGAAGAGACCAGTTTAACCGAACCGCTTCGCTCAGATTCCAAAATTCAGATCATTTTGCTCAGGCGCGATATTGTAGCGTGA